In a genomic window of Chryseobacterium sp. G0162:
- a CDS encoding helix-turn-helix domain-containing protein: MIEIKPNFEGLYIEKYTVNSLSEFHAKAKNLNKLLLCFVSNGILDLQANTLPFHIPSYSIIMLLPDTDLGDISGSDDLELSVFFISLDFISTYSFLTVLLASDEIKFNPAIKVESPAKKLIWSTVKLIQEYHSKTKEESTLESVQYLLYALLELVSKLYLPVIKNNSLLQTRSQDIIHHFFELLNQHGHLERSVLFYSDQLHLSPQYLSSLIKKETGKPIKQWISYRVIKQAEELLKTTSFSIKEISNQLQFVDSSLFCRYFRRCTGITANAYRENYRIKK; encoded by the coding sequence ATGATAGAGATCAAGCCCAATTTTGAAGGATTATATATTGAAAAATACACGGTAAACAGCCTCTCTGAATTTCATGCCAAAGCAAAAAACCTCAATAAACTTTTACTTTGTTTCGTTTCAAACGGCATATTGGATCTTCAAGCCAATACACTTCCTTTTCACATACCGTCCTATTCTATCATCATGCTATTACCTGATACAGACCTTGGAGATATTTCCGGCAGTGATGATCTTGAATTATCCGTATTTTTTATTTCTCTGGATTTCATCAGTACTTATAGTTTCCTGACCGTTCTTCTGGCCAGTGATGAAATCAAATTCAATCCGGCTATAAAAGTTGAATCCCCGGCCAAAAAGCTCATTTGGTCTACTGTAAAATTAATTCAGGAGTACCATTCTAAAACCAAGGAAGAAAGTACCCTAGAATCTGTACAGTATCTGCTCTACGCCCTTCTGGAACTGGTTTCAAAACTCTATTTGCCTGTCATTAAAAACAACAGTCTTTTACAAACCAGAAGCCAGGATATTATACATCATTTTTTTGAACTCCTGAATCAACATGGACATCTGGAAAGAAGTGTATTATTTTATTCTGATCAATTGCATCTTTCCCCACAGTATTTAAGCAGTTTAATCAAAAAAGAAACCGGGAAGCCTATCAAGCAATGGATAAGCTATAGGGTGATAAAACAGGCTGAAGAACTTCTCAAAACAACCTCATTTTCCATTAAAGAAATCAGCAATCAGTTACAGTTTGTAGACTCTTCCCTATTTTGCCGCTATTTCAGACGTTGTACAGGTATTACAGCCAATGCGTACAGGGAAAATTACAGGATTAAAAAATAA
- a CDS encoding T9SS type A sorting domain-containing protein, translating to MKKLNFILFLVVGIVSYAQPSITRAGVDPINSTINLKSEDVSGTSITAGSAGANITWDFSIYTGTNPVAYTTRVCPGQSNCFRFPGANRITSLTNVDSHDFGSMTDTEATMLGSYSGPALGDVTVTYVNPLIEYKFPVTYLQQFDDTYEFNSVSTAIGNTNETGQVSVNVDGYGTVITPRGTYSNVLRIKRMRTATQTIASSPTPITATYTNESYQWVSQTDGMVFSFAINTFVFNGVTNVSKSVSYLDTAVLSTVDPDSQKREISVYPNPSTDFITITSKEDLKKITVSSLEGKTVITKGSSGNIDVSKLPTGIYILQGELKNGTVVSKKIIKK from the coding sequence ATGAAAAAATTAAACTTTATCTTATTCCTAGTTGTCGGAATAGTATCCTATGCTCAGCCATCAATAACCAGAGCTGGAGTTGACCCTATTAACAGTACAATTAATTTAAAATCAGAAGATGTAAGCGGAACTTCTATTACTGCAGGTTCAGCGGGAGCAAATATTACCTGGGATTTTTCGATTTATACAGGAACTAATCCTGTTGCTTATACTACAAGAGTATGCCCTGGCCAATCTAATTGTTTCAGATTTCCAGGGGCAAACAGAATTACATCGCTGACCAATGTTGACAGCCACGACTTTGGTTCTATGACGGATACTGAGGCGACCATGCTGGGCTCTTATTCAGGGCCAGCGTTGGGAGATGTTACGGTTACCTATGTCAATCCTTTGATTGAGTATAAGTTTCCGGTTACTTATCTTCAACAGTTTGATGATACGTATGAATTTAACAGTGTTTCGACCGCCATTGGAAATACCAATGAAACGGGGCAGGTGAGTGTTAATGTAGATGGTTATGGTACTGTAATTACTCCAAGAGGAACTTATTCTAATGTGTTGAGAATAAAAAGAATGAGAACCGCCACACAGACTATTGCCAGTTCACCAACGCCTATTACAGCCACATATACCAACGAATCTTATCAATGGGTAAGTCAGACTGATGGTATGGTGTTTAGTTTTGCCATCAATACTTTTGTATTCAATGGGGTTACAAATGTATCAAAATCGGTATCTTATCTTGATACTGCAGTATTGTCAACTGTGGATCCGGATAGCCAAAAAAGAGAGATTTCTGTCTATCCAAACCCAAGTACAGATTTTATTACAATAACGTCAAAAGAGGACCTTAAAAAGATCACAGTGAGCTCTTTGGAAGGTAAAACTGTTATAACTAAGGGAAGTTCCGGAAATATTGATGTTTCAAAACTTCCAACAGGAATTTATATTCTTCAGGGAGAATTGAAGAATGGAACTGTTGTTTCAAAGAAAATTATTAAAAAGTAA
- a CDS encoding T6SS effector amidase Tae4 family protein, producing MSIALNTSGVNLSSFAGAKCWMSHSDGFRHILRAQELANWIHAPPEIFGHRKMYERKNYPQLNHTNFWKNKGIIFFKDGWGATDHIDIWNGSELKGGETVYFSSDWKELWFWQLT from the coding sequence ATGAGCATAGCTCTAAATACATCTGGTGTCAACTTATCTTCTTTTGCTGGTGCAAAGTGCTGGATGTCTCATTCAGATGGTTTTAGACACATTTTAAGAGCACAAGAACTAGCGAACTGGATTCATGCCCCCCCTGAAATTTTCGGGCACAGAAAAATGTATGAAAGAAAAAATTACCCTCAATTAAATCATACTAATTTTTGGAAAAATAAAGGCATAATTTTTTTTAAAGATGGCTGGGGAGCAACAGATCATATTGATATTTGGAATGGTTCAGAATTAAAAGGAGGAGAAACTGTATATTTTTCTAGCGATTGGAAAGAATTATGGTTCTGGCAACTAACATAA
- a CDS encoding SDR family oxidoreductase has protein sequence MKTIFITGASTGLGKATAQLFQQKGWKVIATMRNPEAASDLISLDNVTVLPLDVTDPEQIQAVVNQSLELGDVDVVFNNAGYGLLGPLEALSDDQIVRQLNTNLLGTIRVTQAFTSYFREKKKGMFISTTSIGGLMAFPLNSIYHATKWALEGWSESMAFELNRFGIDIKTVSPGGIKTDFVSRSLDSATGPAYEEMINSLYSVMEGMMEAASTPEQIAEVVYEAATDGKKQLRYVAGEDAKAFYAQRLELGAEAFREELGRRFS, from the coding sequence ATGAAAACAATTTTTATAACAGGGGCTTCTACAGGATTAGGTAAAGCAACTGCACAATTATTTCAACAGAAAGGATGGAAGGTAATTGCTACCATGAGAAACCCTGAAGCGGCTTCAGATCTTATTTCTCTGGATAATGTAACGGTACTTCCATTGGATGTTACTGATCCGGAACAAATACAGGCGGTTGTCAATCAATCATTGGAATTGGGGGATGTGGATGTTGTTTTTAACAATGCAGGGTATGGTCTTTTAGGACCTTTAGAAGCCTTGAGTGATGATCAGATTGTGAGGCAGCTGAATACAAATTTATTAGGTACGATTCGTGTTACTCAGGCGTTCACAAGTTATTTTAGAGAGAAAAAGAAAGGAATGTTTATTTCTACGACATCCATTGGAGGATTAATGGCTTTCCCTCTGAATTCAATTTATCATGCTACAAAATGGGCATTGGAGGGCTGGAGCGAAAGCATGGCTTTTGAATTGAATAGGTTCGGAATAGATATTAAAACGGTTTCGCCCGGAGGTATTAAAACTGATTTTGTAAGTCGCTCTCTGGATTCTGCAACGGGTCCTGCTTATGAAGAGATGATTAATTCTCTGTATTCTGTTATGGAAGGAATGATGGAAGCTGCTTCTACACCGGAACAAATTGCTGAAGTGGTGTATGAGGCTGCAACAGATGGCAAAAAGCAGTTAAGATATGTTGCAGGTGAGGATGCGAAGGCTTTTTATGCACAACGTCTGGAATTAGGTGCTGAAGCATTCAGAGAAGAATTAGGAAGACGGTTTAGTTAG
- a CDS encoding NAD(P)H-dependent oxidoreductase produces MKKIVVINGHPNQNSFNSVIAESYINSAITSGAEVRYIAIGKLNFNPNLQFGYQQRMELEPDLVKALEDIQWSEHQVWIHPVWWLGMPAVMKGFFDRAFLPGIVFKTNKKGSSEGLLNAKSARIITTAGDLSLKAYEEEYQSSGLIQLKKGILEYCGISSIQDDFIGPLYELTENERKEWLDTITRFAATDSL; encoded by the coding sequence ATGAAAAAAATTGTCGTTATTAACGGGCATCCGAATCAAAACAGCTTTAATTCTGTCATTGCAGAGTCTTATATCAATTCCGCTATAACTTCCGGTGCTGAGGTACGGTATATTGCCATTGGAAAACTTAATTTCAATCCTAACCTGCAATTTGGTTACCAACAAAGAATGGAACTGGAACCTGATCTTGTAAAAGCTCTGGAAGATATTCAATGGAGTGAGCATCAGGTATGGATACACCCTGTTTGGTGGTTAGGCATGCCCGCTGTAATGAAGGGGTTCTTTGACAGAGCATTTCTTCCGGGAATTGTTTTTAAAACGAACAAAAAAGGAAGCAGTGAAGGACTATTAAATGCAAAATCTGCAAGAATCATCACAACTGCAGGAGATTTATCTCTCAAAGCATATGAAGAAGAATATCAGTCGAGCGGACTTATTCAACTAAAAAAAGGAATTCTGGAGTACTGTGGTATCTCTTCTATTCAAGATGATTTTATAGGCCCATTGTATGAACTAACTGAGAATGAAAGAAAAGAATGGCTAGACACAATCACACGATTTGCCGCCACGGATTCTTTATAA
- a CDS encoding MFS transporter, which translates to MNTYPKRWQALHFLIAGAFLSPLDYFIVNMALPSIKNAFKASDHQLQMVIAIYGLTYGALVVCGGRLGDLYGRKKIFTWGLYTFLLSSLACAFSPTVLWLIIARLFQGVGASLLAPQVLASIKVLFSSKEQPKAISLFSSVFGLASVIGQLLGGLLLSMHWGSFSWELVFLVNVPITIICIIGVHFTMDNSHQEHNSGIDFKGSLLLILALLMLICPLIFGQKYQWVWWIFAIMISGISLLVAFIRYEMYLLKNNRPVLIDPTLLKHQPFALSLVILFFYNFTSGLFICYPYYLQEFFHQSSLQTGLAIVPYGVAFFLGPLMVSKINLPTYTMIYIGLGLLMSGFILSAMCFYFQQKPSFITHITLFIAGLGHGTIMPVMMRTAITFTTKEKAGQASGLISIGIQVGSVVGGAVIGTLFFNMIHILGFSNAFAIAIFMIGAVQIIGILINGKLRKYIHA; encoded by the coding sequence ATGAACACTTATCCGAAACGATGGCAGGCCCTCCATTTCCTGATTGCCGGAGCTTTCCTTTCCCCACTGGATTATTTTATTGTGAATATGGCTTTACCTTCCATAAAAAATGCTTTTAAAGCCAGTGACCACCAGCTTCAAATGGTTATTGCTATTTACGGACTTACTTATGGAGCCTTAGTAGTATGTGGTGGACGACTGGGTGATCTTTATGGACGCAAGAAGATTTTCACATGGGGATTGTATACTTTTTTATTGTCTTCTCTGGCGTGCGCTTTTTCTCCTACGGTCCTATGGCTGATTATCGCAAGATTATTTCAGGGAGTTGGAGCTTCATTACTTGCCCCACAGGTTTTAGCCTCCATAAAAGTCCTCTTTAGTAGTAAAGAACAGCCTAAAGCAATAAGTCTATTTAGTTCAGTATTTGGGCTGGCCTCTGTCATCGGGCAATTACTTGGAGGTCTATTGCTCAGCATGCATTGGGGAAGCTTTTCCTGGGAACTGGTATTTCTTGTGAATGTCCCTATCACCATCATTTGTATTATAGGCGTTCATTTTACAATGGATAACAGCCACCAAGAACATAATTCAGGAATTGATTTTAAAGGTTCGTTATTGTTGATTCTTGCTCTGCTTATGTTGATATGCCCTCTTATTTTTGGACAGAAATATCAATGGGTATGGTGGATATTTGCCATTATGATATCAGGAATATCTTTATTAGTTGCTTTTATCAGATATGAAATGTATCTATTAAAAAATAACCGGCCTGTCCTTATAGATCCAACGCTTTTAAAGCATCAACCTTTTGCATTAAGCCTTGTAATTCTCTTTTTTTACAATTTTACCTCAGGATTATTTATCTGCTATCCCTATTATCTCCAGGAATTTTTTCATCAGAGTTCCCTACAAACGGGATTAGCTATAGTTCCTTACGGGGTTGCCTTTTTCCTGGGACCATTGATGGTATCCAAAATAAACCTTCCCACTTATACAATGATCTATATTGGTTTGGGATTATTAATGAGTGGGTTTATTCTCAGTGCAATGTGCTTCTATTTTCAGCAAAAACCTTCTTTTATTACCCATATTACCCTGTTTATAGCGGGATTAGGTCACGGGACTATTATGCCGGTTATGATGCGAACTGCTATTACCTTTACCACCAAAGAAAAAGCCGGACAGGCTTCAGGTTTAATAAGCATAGGAATACAGGTAGGCAGTGTAGTTGGAGGAGCTGTTATTGGAACCTTATTTTTTAATATGATTCATATACTGGGATTTTCAAATGCTTTTGCAATAGCAATTTTTATGATCGGAGCTGTTCAAATCATAGGGATACTGATAAACGGCAAACTCCGTAAATATATTCATGCTTAA
- a CDS encoding alpha/beta hydrolase encodes MQEKIDPELLKAVIHSPFNQIDYEYLMASHPAKIREQEMKIMMLEESLPIPLSLSVENIHIPSSESQRDIRLRIYRPKGKQNLPVLLYFHGGAFIYGTPEQYDFIFYRLALDIDMIIVSVDYRLAPEHPFPAAMEDGYDALLWVSESADHIGGNKNEIMIGGSSAGATIAASITHWARDRKEVNIRHQYLLYPPTDNLLKTSSMEELANAPMQTKNAAEWMWKHYLQHKTEYPPQYSVPLREKNFKNLPDATIIVCELDPLKDEGKKYAKKLQNAGISADLLEIGGAVHAFDFFPCQLSEAFYKQQIKLFKHLLTQKS; translated from the coding sequence ATGCAAGAAAAAATAGATCCGGAACTTTTGAAAGCCGTTATTCACAGTCCATTTAATCAAATTGATTATGAATATTTAATGGCCAGTCATCCGGCAAAGATCAGGGAACAAGAAATGAAGATAATGATGCTGGAAGAATCATTGCCTATCCCTTTATCGCTTTCTGTAGAGAACATCCATATTCCTTCTTCGGAATCACAAAGAGACATCAGATTGAGAATTTACAGACCAAAGGGAAAGCAAAATTTACCGGTACTCCTCTATTTCCACGGCGGCGCTTTTATCTATGGGACTCCGGAACAATATGATTTTATCTTTTATCGATTGGCATTAGATATTGATATGATTATTGTGTCTGTGGACTATCGGCTAGCTCCCGAACATCCATTCCCAGCGGCTATGGAAGATGGATATGATGCTTTATTATGGGTATCTGAATCTGCTGATCACATTGGTGGAAACAAAAACGAAATAATGATTGGCGGAAGCAGTGCCGGAGCTACGATTGCCGCTTCAATAACTCATTGGGCAAGAGACAGGAAAGAAGTGAACATTAGACATCAATATTTATTGTATCCGCCAACGGACAACCTTTTGAAAACCTCATCAATGGAGGAGTTAGCAAATGCTCCTATGCAAACTAAAAACGCTGCTGAATGGATGTGGAAACATTATCTACAGCATAAAACGGAATATCCGCCTCAATACTCGGTTCCTTTACGGGAAAAGAATTTTAAAAATCTTCCTGATGCTACCATCATTGTATGCGAGCTGGACCCATTGAAAGATGAAGGTAAGAAATATGCAAAAAAATTACAGAATGCAGGAATTTCAGCTGATCTCCTGGAAATTGGAGGTGCTGTACATGCTTTTGATTTCTTTCCTTGTCAGCTATCTGAAGCTTTCTACAAACAACAGATCAAATTATTTAAGCATCTTTTAACTCAAAAATCATGA
- a CDS encoding AraC family transcriptional regulator, with protein sequence MARENIYQSLEVFYEKIDQCPLKDRQFNFFELVYVISGIGDHIVNENKIAFSTGDLFLITPNDCHGFDLNGICEFMVVRFGENYIKEYQWKSIDHIECLLYYASHLSGSLLVNNEDKKMMSMLIQNLQQAIQHESIYNEDLTHHLVNAIIVIAARNIAVIKPQNISSSADVRILQILDYIQENIRQPKLLKVEVIANEFGLSSTYLGSYFRKQCNESIQQYISSYKIRLIEHRLRFSDKRVHEIADEFGFADESHINKFFKRHKGKSLKAYRLEVA encoded by the coding sequence ATGGCAAGAGAAAATATATACCAATCCCTTGAAGTTTTTTATGAGAAAATAGATCAATGCCCATTAAAAGACAGGCAATTCAATTTTTTTGAACTGGTGTATGTTATTTCCGGTATTGGGGATCATATTGTGAATGAAAATAAAATTGCCTTTTCTACCGGAGATCTGTTTTTAATTACTCCCAATGATTGCCATGGATTTGATCTCAATGGGATCTGTGAATTTATGGTAGTTCGTTTTGGTGAAAACTATATCAAAGAATATCAATGGAAAAGTATAGACCATATTGAGTGTCTTTTGTATTACGCATCTCACTTGTCTGGTTCATTACTCGTGAATAATGAGGATAAAAAAATGATGAGTATGCTCATTCAGAATCTACAGCAGGCAATACAACATGAATCTATATATAATGAAGACCTTACCCATCATTTGGTGAATGCTATTATTGTGATTGCGGCAAGGAATATAGCAGTGATCAAACCACAGAATATCTCATCGAGTGCCGATGTTCGTATTCTTCAGATTCTGGATTATATTCAGGAAAATATACGCCAGCCCAAACTTCTGAAAGTAGAGGTCATTGCCAATGAGTTTGGATTATCTTCAACCTATCTTGGCAGTTACTTCCGTAAACAGTGTAACGAGTCTATTCAACAGTATATTTCTTCCTACAAAATCCGGCTGATAGAGCATAGGCTGCGTTTCAGTGATAAAAGGGTTCACGAAATTGCAGATGAGTTCGGATTTGCAGATGAAAGTCACATCAATAAATTTTTCAAAAGACATAAAGGAAAAAGTCTTAAAGCATACCGGCTTGAAGTAGCTTAG
- a CDS encoding helix-turn-helix domain-containing protein has translation MEKKENSLIKISSISELHSLLQLPGPLHPLVSLIDNEKMSLEEDWAGRSFMFNFYKISYKYSTSGKMGYGQGYYDFNEGGMMFTAPGQILSPEENAEYCGYTLLIHPDFIRNYPLAQNIKKLGFFSYDTNEALHLSDQEKKIMQGLLNSIKNELNTAIDEVSQDVIISYTEVLLNYSNRFYKRQFITRKAVNNDLLSTMEKVLEDYFNDQKTLTTGLPTVDFLASELNLSPHYLSDMLRNLTGQNAQQHIHEKLIEKAKEYLTGTNFSVSEVAYALGFEHPQSFNKLFKKKTDQTPLGYRQLFN, from the coding sequence ATGGAAAAGAAAGAAAATTCTTTAATAAAAATTTCCTCAATATCGGAGTTACACAGTTTGTTGCAGCTTCCGGGACCGCTTCATCCATTAGTAAGTCTTATAGATAATGAAAAAATGAGCCTTGAAGAGGATTGGGCAGGAAGAAGTTTTATGTTTAATTTCTATAAAATTTCCTATAAATATTCTACAAGCGGGAAAATGGGATACGGACAAGGATATTATGATTTTAATGAAGGCGGAATGATGTTTACAGCTCCGGGGCAGATCCTTTCTCCTGAAGAGAATGCAGAATACTGTGGCTATACACTTTTGATACACCCGGATTTTATCAGAAACTATCCTTTAGCTCAAAATATAAAAAAACTTGGCTTTTTTTCTTATGATACAAATGAAGCCCTTCATTTGTCTGATCAGGAAAAGAAGATTATGCAAGGACTTTTGAACAGTATTAAAAATGAGCTGAATACTGCCATTGATGAAGTAAGTCAGGATGTGATTATTTCCTATACTGAAGTTCTCCTCAATTATAGCAATCGCTTTTATAAAAGACAGTTCATTACAAGAAAAGCTGTAAATAATGATTTGTTGAGCACAATGGAGAAAGTGCTGGAGGATTATTTTAATGATCAGAAAACATTGACAACCGGGCTTCCTACAGTGGATTTTTTGGCTTCGGAGCTCAATCTGTCACCTCATTATCTCAGCGATATGTTAAGAAATCTTACAGGACAGAATGCACAACAGCATATTCATGAAAAGTTGATTGAAAAAGCAAAGGAATATCTTACAGGTACTAATTTCTCAGTATCGGAAGTAGCGTATGCTTTAGGATTTGAACATCCACAATCTTTCAATAAATTATTTAAAAAGAAAACAGATCAAACCCCTTTAGGTTACAGACAGCTGTTTAATTAG
- a CDS encoding MFS transporter translates to MHDRELFNAKMPTACFLLFFAHGLVFSSWASRIPIIKDALSINEAQLGTLLLLMPIGQLSTMMLSGKLISRYGSSRIIKSCFLLYPGFLLLIGLSPSYWILAAVLFFFGVTGNLCNIAVNTQAIEIESITKRTLLSSYHGAWCFAGLIGALLGMLAINLHVETFHHFVLTFILVTLIWMYSRNNLTNSIHKAEPQTQSIFKSVNPTLVGLGIIGFLSMAIEGAMFDWSGVYFQTIVKAPENLVILGYTSFILMMTLGRFIGNRIIEKLGKRMVLQFCGILMSIGLFLSVFLPELWICIIAFMIIGLGASLSVPSVYSTIGKVNTVAPSIALSFVSSISFLGFLIGPPLIGYIAEGFDLRYSFGLFACFGILLSIMAGKMKVFKNNK, encoded by the coding sequence ATGCACGATAGAGAATTATTCAATGCGAAAATGCCTACGGCCTGTTTTTTACTTTTCTTTGCTCATGGGCTTGTGTTCTCATCATGGGCCAGCCGGATTCCCATTATTAAAGATGCTCTTTCTATCAATGAAGCACAGCTTGGAACTCTTTTGCTTCTGATGCCGATAGGTCAGCTTTCTACAATGATGTTATCCGGAAAATTAATCAGCAGATATGGAAGCAGCAGGATTATTAAAAGTTGTTTTTTATTATATCCGGGCTTTCTTTTACTGATTGGTCTTTCTCCATCTTACTGGATTTTAGCTGCCGTTCTGTTTTTCTTTGGGGTTACAGGAAATCTTTGCAATATTGCGGTCAATACGCAGGCTATTGAAATAGAATCTATTACCAAAAGGACATTATTGTCCTCTTATCATGGAGCCTGGTGCTTTGCTGGGCTGATAGGAGCATTATTGGGAATGCTAGCCATTAATCTGCATGTAGAAACGTTTCATCATTTTGTTCTTACTTTCATCCTTGTCACACTGATCTGGATGTATAGCAGAAACAATCTTACCAATAGTATTCATAAAGCTGAACCACAAACACAGTCCATTTTTAAATCTGTAAATCCCACGTTGGTTGGGTTAGGAATTATTGGGTTTTTAAGTATGGCCATTGAAGGAGCAATGTTTGACTGGAGTGGAGTTTACTTTCAAACGATTGTGAAGGCACCGGAAAATCTTGTTATATTGGGATATACAAGTTTTATCTTAATGATGACTTTAGGAAGGTTTATTGGAAACAGGATCATTGAAAAATTGGGGAAAAGAATGGTATTACAGTTCTGTGGGATATTAATGAGTATCGGACTTTTCCTGAGTGTTTTCCTTCCAGAGTTATGGATTTGTATCATTGCATTCATGATTATCGGGCTTGGAGCTTCTTTAAGTGTACCATCGGTGTATAGTACCATCGGAAAGGTGAATACGGTAGCACCAAGTATTGCTTTATCATTTGTATCCAGTATTTCATTCTTAGGCTTTTTGATAGGACCTCCATTAATTGGATATATTGCAGAAGGTTTTGACCTCAGATATTCTTTCGGACTTTTTGCCTGCTTTGGAATTTTATTGAGTATTATGGCTGGGAAAATGAAGGTATTTAAAAATAACAAGTAA
- a CDS encoding AraC family transcriptional regulator produces MKGLHLEGIKVKETKLKGETVFKTTSFLSFVYIVKGKGNLLYDDRYIDFTAGKLFIIPQQESYRFESENAEVIAIECPIEFIDKIRLEADRIESCENLYKLQYISNNYHARAGCVFRNTNDEDFAKTLIKQIAFEFRNKAEDYLIIRNCISILLNLIARNIIQSETSDLQENRKAFSIMKIIAYIQKHIKDREKTGIQTIAEHFGISGNYFGEYFKQQTGISYQDYLLDYRLKLVETYLKYSSIRLSEIAYELQFSDESHLSKLFKKYRGITPGEYRKMNK; encoded by the coding sequence ATGAAAGGACTCCATCTTGAAGGGATTAAAGTGAAAGAAACAAAGCTAAAAGGAGAAACTGTTTTTAAGACAACTTCTTTTCTTTCATTTGTTTATATTGTAAAGGGAAAAGGAAATCTGCTGTATGATGATCGTTATATTGATTTTACAGCAGGGAAGCTTTTTATTATTCCTCAACAGGAATCTTACCGTTTTGAAAGTGAAAATGCTGAGGTAATTGCCATAGAATGTCCTATTGAGTTTATTGATAAGATCCGCCTTGAAGCAGATCGCATTGAAAGTTGTGAAAACCTGTACAAGTTGCAATATATCAGCAATAACTATCATGCCCGTGCCGGGTGTGTATTCCGTAATACGAATGATGAAGATTTTGCGAAGACATTGATTAAGCAAATTGCGTTTGAATTCAGAAACAAGGCAGAGGATTATCTCATCATTCGTAACTGCATTTCAATTCTGCTTAATCTTATAGCCAGAAATATCATTCAAAGCGAAACTTCAGATTTGCAAGAGAATAGAAAAGCTTTTTCTATTATGAAGATCATTGCCTATATTCAAAAACATATAAAGGATAGGGAAAAGACCGGAATTCAAACGATTGCAGAGCATTTTGGGATTTCCGGAAATTATTTCGGGGAATATTTTAAACAACAGACTGGAATTTCCTATCAGGATTATTTACTGGATTATCGACTTAAACTGGTGGAAACTTATTTGAAATACAGCAGTATAAGACTGAGTGAGATTGCTTATGAGCTACAGTTTAGTGATGAGAGCCATCTTTCCAAGCTCTTTAAAAAGTATAGAGGTATTACTCCCGGTGAATATAGAAAGATGAATAAATAG
- a CDS encoding MarR family winged helix-turn-helix transcriptional regulator, with product MDFDFIKELGYKALDSRLKRISDRMSHDVRKFYKEFGIDVEPNWYLIFMLLQKKGEISITDIAEPLGYSHPSVVVIVKKMTEKGYLMIKKDKEDKRKQMISLSPKALEMLPKLEHVWDSCEKAILKLLSEDLSILSYLNTIDHGLKDESFHDRFKREYLKTIQS from the coding sequence ATGGATTTTGACTTTATTAAAGAATTAGGATACAAAGCATTAGACAGTAGGTTAAAAAGAATCAGTGACCGGATGTCTCATGATGTCAGAAAGTTTTACAAAGAGTTTGGAATTGATGTGGAGCCTAACTGGTATCTTATTTTTATGTTGTTGCAAAAGAAAGGAGAGATTTCCATTACAGATATTGCAGAACCCTTGGGATATTCTCATCCTTCTGTAGTAGTTATTGTAAAGAAAATGACAGAAAAGGGGTATCTGATGATTAAAAAAGATAAAGAAGATAAACGTAAACAAATGATTTCATTATCTCCTAAAGCTCTGGAGATGCTGCCCAAATTGGAACACGTTTGGGACAGCTGTGAAAAGGCCATTTTAAAATTATTATCAGAAGATTTATCTATTCTTTCTTACCTCAACACTATAGATCATGGATTAAAAGATGAATCTTTCCACGATCGCTTCAAACGGGAATACTTAAAAACAATACAATCATGA